A region from the Lentimonas sp. CC4 genome encodes:
- a CDS encoding four helix bundle suffix domain-containing protein: MPDAPADRQPANRRLRASGGYRRLRSFQTTTLIYDGTVSFCRRFVSGYSRTQDQMIQAARSGRQNIAEGNRVGAVSSKSELKLTNVARASLEELLLDFEDYLRQNKLPLWDPNGSQAKKVRALGSQIRKAPEGAPLHDPQDTGDRARVALYAPALEHEDPAVIANSLICLIHQANYLLDQQLISLEQTFIEGGGFSEQLAAARIQQRRKNDQSDPSNQTDQSQIPKCPQCGELMALRTARQGKNDGSQFWGCTAYPNCKGTVPIK, from the coding sequence ATGCCCGATGCCCCCGCAGACCGCCAGCCAGCTAACCGCCGACTGCGGGCCAGCGGTGGCTATCGGCGCTTGCGTAGCTTTCAGACCACGACGCTCATCTACGACGGCACCGTCAGCTTTTGTCGCCGCTTCGTGAGCGGCTACAGCCGCACCCAAGACCAGATGATCCAGGCCGCCCGCAGTGGACGGCAAAACATCGCCGAAGGCAACCGCGTCGGCGCAGTCAGCTCCAAGTCAGAGCTCAAACTCACCAATGTCGCCCGCGCCAGCCTCGAAGAGCTACTGCTCGATTTCGAAGACTACCTGCGCCAAAACAAACTACCACTCTGGGATCCCAATGGCAGCCAAGCCAAGAAAGTGCGCGCGCTCGGCAGCCAGATCCGCAAGGCCCCCGAAGGTGCTCCCCTGCACGACCCGCAAGACACCGGCGATCGCGCCCGCGTCGCACTCTACGCTCCCGCACTCGAACACGAAGACCCCGCCGTGATCGCCAACAGCCTAATTTGCCTGATTCACCAGGCCAACTACCTGCTCGACCAGCAACTGATAAGTTTAGAGCAAACTTTCATCGAAGGCGGCGGCTTCTCCGAGCAGCTTGCTGCTGCCCGAATCCAACAGCGTCGCAAAAACGATCAGTCCGATCCGTCCAATCAGACCGATCAAAGCCAGATCCCCAAGTGCCCCCAATGCGGCGAACTCATGGCACTCCGCACCGCTCGCCAAGGCAAAAACGACGGCAGCCAATTCTGGGGCTGCACCGCCTACCCCAATTGCAAAGGCACCGTGCCGATCAAATAA
- a CDS encoding type II toxin-antitoxin system RelE/ParE family toxin, giving the protein MVYQVILSNRSIDDLKGICEYIAAENAEAAQKLGHALLNQIQALNELPRRGRIYDASDSVTIYEIPMKGYRAFYQINESAKQIQVLHIRHAARSEPKL; this is encoded by the coding sequence ATGGTTTACCAAGTAATCTTGTCGAATCGATCTATCGACGACCTAAAAGGTATTTGCGAATACATTGCGGCAGAGAATGCAGAAGCCGCTCAAAAACTCGGACATGCACTTCTGAATCAGATTCAAGCTCTAAACGAGCTCCCTCGTCGTGGCCGAATCTACGACGCATCCGACTCAGTTACGATCTATGAAATCCCGATGAAAGGCTATCGTGCCTTCTATCAGATAAACGAGTCGGCCAAGCAAATTCAAGTCCTTCACATTCGTCACGCGGCACGTTCAGAACCAAAATTATAA
- a CDS encoding PD-(D/E)XK nuclease family protein, which translates to MISATELEHDYNALNELIVNCPELIQLEALLGGFNLFQVLKFEHGEIRHSNVLAWLLDPTESHGLAGSFLQGWLMRILYESEHSLSLEPIDVDTWALVNVEVRREWKHIDLLLILTMQSGEEWVVCIENKINSKQHSDQLQRYHAVVEAEFPHCRRKVYIFLTKDQEVPKDDRYIQASYEQVHQCLKSAVNARTFSIGDEPKVLIDNYLRLIEEKFMNESDIARLAQQIYKKHKRAFDIIYEQRPDNLKLASDSIREHIGRNADVLGIQMSHCTKSYVRFLPKNWDQAGNQHGNNWGDVNHSILMEINLSGKSAVYLTVVAGRCPDEWIEPLWTRAHQAPFKRVVKIGKVRPKTWVTLYSEKIKISFEEDVLDADVIAKKILDWVGRRLKDPSLKEVVQLIANELPRLDSCFKAQNAEGS; encoded by the coding sequence ATGATATCAGCGACTGAACTAGAACATGACTATAACGCCCTTAATGAGCTAATCGTTAATTGTCCCGAATTGATCCAGCTAGAGGCATTGCTTGGTGGCTTCAATCTGTTTCAGGTGCTTAAGTTTGAACATGGCGAAATACGGCATTCTAATGTTCTTGCTTGGTTGCTCGATCCCACTGAATCCCATGGATTAGCAGGCTCGTTTTTACAGGGATGGTTGATGCGTATTTTATATGAGTCAGAGCATAGTTTAAGTCTTGAGCCTATCGATGTTGATACTTGGGCACTTGTAAATGTCGAAGTCCGTCGAGAGTGGAAGCATATTGATTTACTGTTGATTCTGACGATGCAAAGCGGAGAGGAGTGGGTTGTTTGCATCGAGAATAAGATCAATTCAAAGCAGCATTCAGATCAACTACAGCGTTATCATGCGGTAGTTGAGGCTGAGTTCCCTCACTGTCGAAGGAAGGTTTATATCTTCCTGACTAAAGACCAAGAAGTGCCAAAAGATGATCGCTATATTCAAGCTTCCTACGAGCAGGTGCACCAGTGCCTCAAGAGCGCGGTGAATGCTCGCACCTTTTCTATTGGTGATGAGCCTAAGGTGCTTATCGATAATTATCTCCGCTTGATTGAAGAAAAATTTATGAACGAGTCCGACATCGCACGTCTAGCGCAACAGATTTATAAAAAACATAAGCGCGCCTTTGATATTATTTACGAGCAACGCCCCGATAACCTAAAGTTGGCCTCTGATTCAATCAGAGAACACATTGGTAGGAATGCAGATGTTTTAGGTATTCAGATGTCACATTGCACTAAATCCTATGTCCGTTTTCTGCCCAAAAATTGGGATCAGGCAGGTAATCAACACGGTAATAATTGGGGGGACGTAAATCACTCAATTCTGATGGAAATCAACCTATCAGGTAAGTCTGCTGTTTATTTGACTGTTGTTGCTGGTCGTTGCCCAGATGAATGGATTGAACCCTTGTGGACGAGAGCTCATCAAGCTCCGTTTAAACGAGTTGTGAAGATTGGTAAGGTGCGTCCCAAGACTTGGGTTACTTTGTATTCAGAGAAAATTAAAATATCGTTTGAAGAAGATGTTCTTGATGCGGATGTAATCGCTAAGAAAATTCTCGATTGGGTTGGCAGGCGATTGAAAGACCCAAGTTTAAAGGAGGTTGTTCAATTAATCGCCAATGAACTTCCGCGTTTAGATTCGTGTTTTAAGGCTCAGAATGCTGAAGGTAGTTGA
- a CDS encoding TA system VapC family ribonuclease toxin, with protein sequence MYLLDVNVLIALVDTNHVHHETVADWFREHHINGWATCPITENGFIRILGHINYPNGAQSADAARDLLVALCAQPGHQFWPDAVSMRTLDRYPELPISKHLTDYYLLASAVAKRGKLATLDKRISPCLLTGGEAALHVL encoded by the coding sequence ATGTATCTGCTGGATGTCAATGTGCTGATCGCGTTGGTGGATACAAACCACGTCCACCACGAAACCGTGGCGGATTGGTTTCGGGAGCATCATATCAATGGATGGGCAACGTGTCCGATTACGGAGAACGGTTTTATTCGGATTCTGGGGCACATCAATTATCCCAATGGTGCGCAATCCGCCGATGCCGCCCGTGATCTGCTGGTGGCACTTTGTGCCCAGCCGGGACATCAATTCTGGCCAGATGCCGTCTCAATGCGAACACTCGATCGTTATCCTGAATTGCCCATATCAAAACACCTTACAGATTACTATCTATTAGCCAGCGCGGTTGCGAAACGAGGCAAGTTAGCGACGCTCGATAAACGGATCTCTCCCTGTTTACTCACTGGCGGTGAGGCTGCTTTGCATGTGTTGTAG
- a CDS encoding SGNH/GDSL hydrolase family protein has protein sequence MKNIFDKQVILLLTLMLGGFQLAHAQESHSAALTKRSAMKADTDNVVSAKGQWAKLAGRFAKRPEFAYVENAPDLPNVLIYGDSISIGYTQRVRKNIGVQANVYRLYKNGGNSTVLIPAMTQMHDVMRDVTLDQPWTFQWDVIHFNVGLHDLTVIEPTDNGSEPESRTSIEDYKKNLRSILAYLQELAPDAKLIFATTTPVPEGAFNPTRIAGDSKKYNEAALEVLADYPEVIINDLFTLTKPNQPKWWSEPGNVHYNKTGSNAQGDQVAETILKALEQSDAE, from the coding sequence ATGAAAAATATTTTTGATAAACAAGTGATCCTTTTACTGACCCTGATGTTGGGGGGCTTTCAGTTGGCACATGCGCAGGAGAGCCATTCCGCTGCGTTGACGAAGCGTTCTGCCATGAAGGCAGATACGGATAACGTGGTATCCGCGAAAGGGCAGTGGGCGAAATTGGCTGGTCGATTCGCGAAGCGACCGGAGTTTGCTTATGTGGAAAATGCCCCGGATCTGCCCAATGTCTTGATTTACGGTGATTCGATCTCAATCGGATACACTCAGCGAGTGCGTAAGAATATCGGAGTTCAGGCGAATGTGTATCGTTTGTATAAAAACGGAGGGAACTCCACTGTTCTTATTCCTGCGATGACGCAAATGCACGATGTCATGCGCGACGTGACGCTAGATCAGCCTTGGACGTTCCAGTGGGACGTCATTCATTTCAACGTAGGCTTGCACGATCTCACTGTAATAGAACCTACCGACAATGGCAGCGAGCCTGAGTCGAGGACGTCGATCGAGGACTATAAGAAAAACCTGAGAAGCATCTTGGCCTATTTGCAGGAACTCGCACCTGATGCGAAGCTCATCTTCGCGACGACCACTCCTGTGCCGGAAGGAGCCTTCAATCCTACAAGAATCGCGGGTGATTCCAAAAAATACAATGAAGCAGCGCTCGAAGTGTTGGCGGACTATCCCGAGGTCATCATCAACGATCTATTCACGCTCACAAAGCCCAATCAACCCAAGTGGTGGAGCGAACCCGGTAATGTTCATTACAACAAGACTGGTAGCAACGCGCAGGGCGATCAGGTGGCCGAAACCATTCTCAAGGCTCTGGAGCAGAGCGACGCAGAATAA
- a CDS encoding thiamine-binding protein → MPKNTDPTKNVMLAFQVIPRLKAGNNFEVVDKAISVVKAAGVPFQVSAMETTMKGELTQLLKIVTEAQQACYEAGAVEVITNIKIHSKTEAATDTFCTYDRGVTKANHMFLDPQR, encoded by the coding sequence ATGCCTAAAAACACAGACCCCACGAAGAACGTAATGCTCGCGTTCCAAGTCATCCCCCGGCTGAAAGCAGGTAATAATTTTGAAGTGGTGGACAAAGCCATTTCAGTCGTCAAAGCCGCTGGTGTCCCCTTCCAAGTCAGCGCCATGGAGACAACGATGAAAGGTGAGCTGACACAGCTACTCAAGATCGTCACTGAAGCTCAGCAGGCCTGCTATGAGGCTGGTGCGGTTGAAGTGATTACAAACATCAAGATTCACAGCAAAACCGAAGCGGCAACGGATACCTTCTGCACCTATGACCGCGGGGTAACGAAGGCCAATCATATGTTTCTAGATCCCCAAAGGTAA
- a CDS encoding MEKHLA domain-containing protein produces MTDSTHTKLLLDNYYRCFGNDLILRGSDEAERLMDARFVVLSHGTQADPIFNYGNTAAQRLFEMDWATLTALPSRYSAESMHRDERQQLLDDVAAQGYSDNYRGVRISATGKRFYINSARIWMLLDITGKHVGQAATFAEWEIL; encoded by the coding sequence GTGACAGACTCGACACACACTAAGCTACTACTCGACAACTATTATCGTTGTTTCGGAAACGATCTAATTCTACGTGGCAGTGATGAAGCGGAGCGCCTCATGGACGCTCGCTTCGTGGTGCTTTCGCATGGCACACAAGCTGACCCTATCTTTAACTACGGTAATACAGCAGCACAGCGCCTCTTTGAGATGGACTGGGCGACTTTAACCGCCCTGCCCTCGCGTTATTCTGCAGAGTCAATGCACCGCGACGAACGTCAGCAATTGCTAGACGATGTCGCGGCTCAAGGCTACTCAGACAATTATCGCGGTGTCCGCATCAGTGCGACCGGAAAGCGGTTCTACATCAATTCGGCGCGCATCTGGATGCTACTCGACATCACAGGTAAGCACGTCGGCCAGGCCGCCACTTTTGCAGAGTGGGAAATACTATAA
- a CDS encoding DUF418 domain-containing protein encodes MSHSKIPQNNQRITSLDAIRGLAIFGILLANIQSWSGYRFIELEDIPSLYGSDSDDALYTVYQWLVSGKFYTIFCLLFGAGFWLQWQRKQGQAETWVPVYRKRLAWLLVFGLLHTVIWSGDILTLYALLGFVMLMMRKLSTVSRKWLAGFLLLCFMIPSFAMLMFAPGWPGVEQVAHKTYPTWAANDIVMVLTTGDILEYLKLNLHNVAWRWYDMLPDGRITRVLGLFLLGGLLIESGFFSKWGGHLRTIAIAAIMGFSGLALTQFLGGSAGDQWPVAPQQVFAKACSVIGQLGVAIMYMGLLIRADQHLQGWLRAPINWLANIGKTAFTCYISQTLIGLWLFSVFDLAGSVGLGALWLIAVVIYGAQVVLAHWWLSHFKMGPVESLWRRLSEAR; translated from the coding sequence ATGAGTCATTCGAAAATCCCTCAAAATAATCAACGAATCACATCACTTGATGCAATTCGCGGTTTGGCCATTTTCGGTATTTTATTAGCCAACATTCAAAGCTGGAGTGGCTACCGGTTTATCGAGTTGGAGGATATTCCCAGTCTGTATGGTTCCGACTCAGATGATGCCTTATACACGGTCTACCAATGGCTGGTGAGCGGCAAGTTCTACACGATTTTCTGCCTGCTTTTCGGTGCTGGATTTTGGCTACAATGGCAGCGCAAGCAGGGGCAGGCGGAGACTTGGGTGCCTGTATACCGCAAGCGTTTGGCATGGTTGCTTGTCTTTGGTCTGTTACATACAGTGATTTGGTCTGGTGACATTTTGACCCTTTATGCTTTGCTTGGATTCGTGATGCTCATGATGCGGAAACTGTCGACTGTGAGCCGAAAATGGCTCGCGGGGTTCCTGCTGCTCTGTTTTATGATACCGTCTTTTGCCATGCTGATGTTCGCACCCGGGTGGCCTGGTGTTGAGCAGGTTGCACACAAAACGTATCCGACTTGGGCCGCCAATGATATCGTGATGGTGTTGACCACTGGAGATATCCTCGAATACCTGAAACTCAACTTGCACAACGTGGCTTGGCGTTGGTATGACATGCTCCCTGATGGTCGAATTACAAGAGTGCTCGGTTTGTTTCTTCTCGGCGGCTTGTTGATCGAGAGTGGCTTTTTCTCCAAGTGGGGAGGGCATTTGCGCACGATTGCAATCGCCGCCATTATGGGCTTTAGCGGCTTGGCTCTGACTCAATTCCTTGGTGGATCGGCTGGCGATCAGTGGCCAGTGGCACCGCAACAGGTTTTCGCTAAGGCTTGCTCGGTCATTGGACAGCTTGGCGTGGCGATCATGTATATGGGGCTGCTGATCCGAGCTGATCAACACCTCCAAGGATGGCTGAGAGCTCCGATCAACTGGCTAGCGAACATTGGTAAAACGGCTTTCACCTGCTACATTTCACAAACGCTGATTGGCCTGTGGCTGTTTAGTGTGTTCGATTTGGCTGGTTCAGTTGGACTTGGAGCCTTGTGGCTGATCGCAGTTGTCATTTACGGCGCACAAGTCGTCCTAGCTCATTGGTGGCTGAGTCACTTCAAAATGGGTCCGGTGGAATCGTTGTGGCGCCGCCTGTCCGAGGCTAGATAG
- a CDS encoding cellulose binding domain-containing protein, whose protein sequence is MKHFVKIVTLLYLSGFTQAHGIIFNFEQTNNWGSGYQASITVENDEDTDLEDWEVSFSLTSKITSSWDSNRVQSNFADGLWNYTFTAFSYQNSTLGAGDSAVIQYVAGAAPTTATPTNVVITGSNSGDSDIDDDSSDFVTPDPAPAVDGIAISYVATNEWLTGATINITISNSSEVSLDNWIVGFELDRSITSSWNSVQLLGDYDADYAFGAPSYAETLAAGQSYTFGMNLGNGFGSFPENLRLVQSNGITVVPEPSNYAIILSLSILLFAICRRRSR, encoded by the coding sequence ATGAAGCATTTCGTCAAAATAGTTACTCTACTTTACCTGAGCGGATTCACTCAGGCTCATGGAATTATATTTAATTTTGAGCAAACAAACAACTGGGGAAGTGGCTACCAAGCTAGCATAACTGTCGAAAATGATGAAGACACTGATTTAGAAGACTGGGAGGTTTCATTTAGCCTCACCTCGAAAATCACCAGTTCTTGGGACTCTAATCGAGTTCAAAGCAATTTCGCCGACGGCCTCTGGAACTACACTTTCACGGCTTTTTCATATCAGAATAGCACTCTAGGCGCAGGTGACTCTGCCGTCATTCAATACGTTGCGGGCGCTGCTCCTACAACTGCCACACCTACGAATGTCGTGATCACTGGCTCAAACAGCGGGGACTCAGATATCGATGACGATAGCAGTGACTTTGTGACTCCAGATCCAGCGCCAGCAGTCGACGGCATCGCTATTAGCTACGTTGCCACCAACGAGTGGCTTACTGGTGCAACCATTAACATAACAATCTCTAACAGTAGCGAAGTGAGCCTGGACAACTGGATTGTCGGCTTTGAACTAGATCGCTCCATCACCAGTTCCTGGAATAGTGTTCAACTCCTAGGCGATTACGACGCTGATTACGCATTTGGTGCCCCTAGCTATGCAGAGACTCTCGCGGCGGGCCAAAGCTACACATTCGGAATGAACCTCGGCAATGGGTTTGGTTCGTTCCCGGAGAACCTTCGCCTCGTTCAATCCAATGGCATCACAGTTGTGCCAGAACCCAGTAACTACGCCATTATCCTAAGTCTGAGCATATTGTTATTTGCCATTTGTCGCAGGAGGTCTCGCTAA
- a CDS encoding Dabb family protein: protein MMKKTILLSLLLSLLSPWQSFAEDTGTLEFNPEFSHVVYFWLKQPDNAADRKKFETSVKQFMSATQYAKTRYIGVAPKASRDVVDGSFTYSLVLSFESAEAQAKYQAEPAHTEFVEECMDLWSKVIVYDSIPLGQ, encoded by the coding sequence ATGATGAAAAAAACGATCCTCTTATCTCTACTTCTATCACTACTCTCTCCCTGGCAAAGCTTCGCAGAAGATACAGGCACTCTGGAGTTTAATCCCGAGTTCTCACACGTGGTGTATTTTTGGCTAAAACAACCAGATAATGCAGCCGACCGGAAAAAATTTGAAACCTCAGTCAAGCAGTTCATGAGCGCGACTCAATACGCTAAGACACGCTATATTGGGGTGGCTCCAAAGGCGTCGCGCGATGTCGTCGATGGTTCCTTTACTTACTCCTTAGTTCTTAGCTTTGAATCCGCCGAAGCTCAGGCAAAGTATCAAGCCGAACCTGCTCACACGGAGTTCGTCGAAGAATGCATGGACCTATGGTCAAAGGTCATCGTGTATGATTCAATACCTTTAGGTCAGTAA
- a CDS encoding formate/nitrite transporter family protein, producing MPNNHDKKPTEPHAENMVWTRIFYGREVMERIIETISRKEALQQRYIWRYIMRAAMAGFIVTLMYVFTYQVKADLGDALHLGISKYITALTFSVALVFIYFTNSELLTSNFMYFTVGVYYRKIKTSRALRVLSLCLFGNMLGIVFIAALVASSHIVSPEMSHLLLHTVDAKTIGSGAWTIFVKGIFANFFINIAIIIAMQLGDDFIAKIFTLVAGVTVFAYMGFEHVVANSALFVLALMLEPSAVDLFHTGKNFVFSLLGNYVGGGLIIGLFYAFLNGGRKFETE from the coding sequence ATGCCTAACAATCACGACAAAAAGCCGACTGAACCACACGCAGAAAACATGGTTTGGACGCGAATCTTCTATGGCCGCGAAGTCATGGAGCGTATCATCGAGACCATCTCTCGTAAGGAAGCCCTGCAGCAGCGCTATATCTGGCGCTATATTATGCGCGCAGCGATGGCGGGCTTTATCGTGACGCTCATGTATGTATTTACTTATCAGGTGAAGGCAGATTTGGGAGATGCACTTCATCTTGGTATTTCAAAATACATCACCGCGCTCACTTTCAGTGTGGCACTGGTCTTCATCTATTTCACCAATTCTGAACTACTCACCAGTAACTTTATGTATTTCACGGTGGGTGTTTACTACCGGAAAATCAAAACTTCAAGAGCGCTGCGCGTGTTGAGTCTCTGCCTCTTTGGCAATATGCTAGGCATTGTTTTTATCGCAGCCTTAGTGGCTTCCTCCCATATCGTTTCGCCTGAGATGAGTCATCTTCTGCTACACACCGTTGATGCGAAGACGATTGGTAGCGGTGCGTGGACTATTTTCGTCAAGGGGATCTTTGCTAATTTCTTCATCAACATCGCGATCATCATTGCGATGCAACTCGGCGATGACTTCATCGCTAAGATCTTCACACTCGTCGCGGGGGTCACCGTGTTTGCTTACATGGGCTTCGAACACGTTGTGGCCAACTCGGCGCTCTTTGTTCTCGCGCTCATGCTCGAACCCTCTGCCGTGGACTTGTTTCACACTGGCAAAAATTTCGTCTTTTCGCTTTTAGGGAACTACGTCGGAGGCGGCCTTATCATTGGCCTCTTCTACGCATTCCTCAACGGTGGCCGAAAGTTCGAGACTGAATAG
- a CDS encoding MDR family oxidoreductase, whose protein sequence is MFKGILIEKDEAGYRVALQDIDESRLPDGDVTIRVDYSTLNYKDALAITGKGPIARRFPMVPGVDLVGKVEHSSHSSYDTGDVVILNGWGIGEKHWGGLAQKARVDGNWLVPLRGRFSPQEAMSVGTAGYAAMLCVMALERHGVTPDKGEILVTGAAGGVGSVATVVLTKLGYSVVAVSGRPEERDYIKSLGAVEILDRDVFTSPGKPLGEVRWAGAVDVVGSQTLANVCATMQYRGVVAACGLAGGMNFPATVAPFILRGVTLAGIDSVMCPRLERLEAWRRLARDLDLSKLATISTEVGLSELIPYASKMLNGELRGRVVVDVNR, encoded by the coding sequence ATGTTCAAAGGCATCCTAATTGAAAAAGACGAGGCGGGTTACCGTGTGGCGCTACAAGACATCGACGAGAGTCGATTACCTGATGGCGACGTCACGATACGAGTGGACTATTCGACGCTCAATTATAAGGACGCGCTCGCCATTACTGGCAAGGGACCAATCGCGCGTAGGTTTCCCATGGTGCCAGGGGTCGATCTGGTCGGTAAAGTCGAGCACTCTAGCCACTCCAGTTATGATACCGGCGATGTGGTCATCTTGAATGGATGGGGCATTGGTGAGAAACACTGGGGAGGCCTTGCGCAAAAGGCACGAGTTGACGGGAATTGGCTGGTTCCCCTTCGAGGCCGATTCAGCCCACAGGAGGCAATGTCAGTCGGCACTGCTGGCTACGCGGCGATGCTTTGCGTCATGGCACTCGAGCGCCATGGAGTCACACCCGATAAAGGAGAGATATTGGTCACAGGAGCAGCGGGAGGTGTTGGCAGTGTCGCCACTGTGGTGCTCACTAAACTCGGCTACAGCGTAGTCGCGGTCAGTGGAAGGCCAGAGGAGAGAGACTACATCAAGAGCCTCGGTGCGGTTGAGATTCTAGATCGCGACGTTTTTACAAGTCCAGGCAAGCCCTTGGGCGAGGTGCGTTGGGCAGGCGCAGTCGATGTCGTCGGCAGTCAAACACTGGCAAATGTCTGCGCAACAATGCAATATCGAGGCGTTGTTGCAGCCTGTGGTCTTGCGGGTGGCATGAATTTTCCGGCTACCGTCGCTCCCTTCATTCTGCGTGGCGTCACCTTAGCCGGCATCGACAGTGTCATGTGTCCACGATTGGAACGTCTGGAGGCATGGCGCCGTCTAGCCCGCGATCTCGATCTTTCAAAACTCGCAACAATTAGCACAGAAGTCGGTCTGAGTGAATTAATACCATACGCCTCAAAAATGTTAAACGGCGAACTCAGAGGGCGTGTGGTAGTGGATGTGAATCGCTAA
- a CDS encoding PEP-CTERM sorting domain-containing protein (PEP-CTERM proteins occur, often in large numbers, in the proteomes of bacteria that also encode an exosortase, a predicted intramembrane cysteine proteinase. The presence of a PEP-CTERM domain at a protein's C-terminus predicts cleavage within the sorting domain, followed by covalent anchoring to some some component of the (usually Gram-negative) cell surface. Many PEP-CTERM proteins exhibit an unusual sequence composition that includes large numbers of potential glycosylation sites. Expression of one such protein has been shown restore the ability of a bacterium to form floc, a type of biofilm.) translates to MRHITAVALSRLTKSVLIGILATPLAGYAIVLSTDFQDYQAADTDDLTYGLVTTFPSTGDIGGFYKLKSGQQWVGQNPDATKGNTSSQVLGGGDQTVNSNAGDFYFPDYEYLDGMTVKFDFYNSRDGTNENDSVRVSMLNIDEDPEPSFEIRNDREGSIFIGGVKQTAVTNFGANTWQSFTFSFARGSGGLYDMAWELQNLDAVETSVSGTVLDLDLDEDFNAGFTNGLRVDFFDQNDGTNHKAYADNLLVTVVPEPSAAALLIGVASLGLVFRRRSVRRA, encoded by the coding sequence ATGAGACACATTACAGCAGTCGCTTTATCGCGCTTAACCAAATCAGTCCTAATTGGAATTTTAGCCACACCATTAGCGGGATATGCAATTGTTCTATCAACCGACTTCCAAGACTACCAAGCAGCGGATACAGACGACCTCACCTATGGACTTGTAACCACTTTTCCGAGCACCGGCGACATTGGTGGGTTCTATAAGCTAAAAAGTGGTCAACAGTGGGTAGGCCAGAATCCCGACGCCACCAAAGGCAATACCTCTAGCCAAGTGCTAGGCGGAGGAGATCAGACCGTTAATTCGAATGCGGGTGATTTTTACTTCCCGGATTACGAATACCTAGACGGCATGACGGTCAAATTTGATTTCTACAACTCACGTGATGGCACCAATGAAAACGACAGTGTGCGTGTTTCTATGCTTAATATTGATGAAGACCCAGAGCCTAGTTTTGAGATCCGCAATGACCGTGAAGGCTCAATTTTTATAGGTGGTGTTAAACAGACAGCCGTCACTAACTTCGGTGCTAATACGTGGCAGAGCTTTACATTCTCTTTTGCGCGTGGTTCCGGAGGTCTGTATGATATGGCTTGGGAGCTGCAAAACCTAGATGCTGTAGAGACCAGTGTCAGTGGCACGGTTTTAGATCTAGACTTGGACGAGGACTTCAACGCTGGCTTTACGAACGGTCTTCGAGTTGATTTTTTTGACCAGAACGATGGAACAAATCATAAAGCATATGCAGACAACCTTCTCGTGACAGTCGTGCCTGAGCCTTCTGCGGCGGCACTCTTGATTGGAGTCGCTAGCTTGGGCTTAGTCTTTAGGCGTCGCTCCGTGCGACGTGCTTAA